In one Nicotiana tomentosiformis chromosome 6, ASM39032v3, whole genome shotgun sequence genomic region, the following are encoded:
- the LOC104089919 gene encoding DEAD-box ATP-dependent RNA helicase 9, mitochondrial-like — protein sequence MASLSTPLRYSKMNSLFLLRNTSSSLTSKRVTLNSVSHIFSTDKFIPRNALKVSQIHSFTTSVTPSAAVSNWVSGNFGYSVRAFNVAATAFADLEEECDVDNGVGLEISKLGISEEIVSALAQRGITSLFPIQKAVLEPAMQGSDMIGRARTGTGKTLAFGIPIMDKIIKFNNKKGRGRNPLALILAPTRELARQVEKEFYESAPVLDTLCVYGGVPIQRQMSTLQRGADIVVGTPGRIIDLLKRGSLNLSEIQFVVLDEADQMLNVGFAEDVETILENVRQKHQTMMFSATMPSWIMKITNKFLKKPIHIDLVGDSDQKLADGISLYSIACEMRQKPAVLGPLISEHAKGGKCIVFTQTKRDADRLASSMQKTLRCEALHGDITQSQRERTLSGFRQGQFNVLVATDVAARGLDVPNVDLVIHYELPNSSEIFVHRSGRTGRAGKKGSAILMHSSKQHRDVKGIEHDAGCRFTELPSIKVEAGAADMYSDMGKGSDRFGSYGGTMRSRSGDFGGGRSGGYGNKGSRFGGEGASSSRTGGYSGTGSGRSGGGYGGTSSGRSGKFGGSGGSKRLGGFRNFGSGRSSRFGDSQSDRNNRSSRFDDFGDGKDSGDQSSGRNSISRRRAPWDFSINR from the exons ATGGCTTCCCTCTCCACTCCTTTAAGATACAGCAAAATGAATAGTCTTTTTCTACTGAGAAACACTTCATCTTCACTAACCTCAAAAAGGGTCACCTTAAATTCAGTTTCCCATATCTTTAGTACTGATAAATTCATTCCAAGAAATGCTCTTAAAGTTTCACAAATTCACAGCTTTACCACTTCTGTAACTCCATCAGCAGCAGTGTCGAATTGGGTTAGTGGTAATTTTGGGTATAGTGTGAGGGCATTTAATGTGGCTGCTACTGCATTTGCAGATTTAGAAGAAGAGTGTGATGTTGATAATGGGGTTGGGCTTGAGATATCAAAGCTTGGTATTTCTGAGGAAATTGTTTCTGCTTTGGCTCAAAGGGGAATTACTTCTCTTTTTCCTATTCAG AAAGCTGTTTTGGAACCAGCAATGCAGGGGTCGGACATGATTGGCCGAGCTAGAACTGGAACTGGAAAAACACTAGCTTTTGGCATTCCTATCATGGATAAGAtcatcaaattcaacaataaaaaaGG ACGGGGAAGAAACCCTTTGGCATTGATCTTGGCTCCCACTAGAGAACTTGCACGGCAGGTGGAGAAAGAATTTTATGAGTCTGCTCCTGTTTTGGATACGCTGTGTGTTTATGGTGGTGTCCCCATTCAACGCCAAATGAGTACTCTTCAAAGGGGTGCAGACATTGTTGTTGGGACACCTGGTCGGATCATTGATCTGCTTAAGAGGGGGTCCTTGAATTTATCAGAAATCCAGTTCGTTGTTCTAGATGAAGCTGATCAGATGCTTAATGTGGGCTTCGCGGAGGATGTTGAAACCATTCTTGAAAATGTTCGGCAGAAACATCAGACGATGATGTTTTCAGCCACAATGCCAAGTTGGATAATGAAAATTACCAACAAGTTCTTGAAGAAGCCAATTCACATTGATCTT GTAGGGGATTCTGACCAGAAATTAGCCGATGGCATTTCCTTGTATTCAATTGCTTGTGAGATGCGTCAGAAACCGGCAGTTCTTGGACCCTTAATATCA GAGCATGCAAAAGGAGGCAAGTGTATTGTCTTTACTCAAACAAAGCGTGATGCTGATAGGTTGGCGAGTTCAATGCAAAAAACTTTGAGATGTGAGGCTTTGCATGGGGATATCACACAAAGCCAGAGGGAGAGAACTCTGTCCGGTTTTCGACAAGGTCAATTCAATGTATTGGTGGCCACTGATGTTGCTGCTCGAGGGCTTGATGTACCTAATGTTGATCTG GTGATACATTACGAACTTCCAAACTCTTCAGAGATCTTTGTTCATCGATCTGGTCGAACTGGACGTGCTGGGAAGAAAGGAAGTGCCATTCTCATGCATTCCTCAAAGCAGCATAGGGATGTGAAAGGTATTGAGCATGATGCCGGATGCAGATTTACTGAG CTCCCAAGTATTAAAGTAGAGGCTGGAGCAGCAGACATGTATAGTGACATGGGCAAAGGCAGCGACCGCTTTGGTTCCTATGGAGGCACCATGCGTAGTCGATCTGGTGATTTTGGTGGAGGTCGTTCTGGTGGCTATGGAAATAAAGGCAGCAGGTTTGGTGGAGAAGGTGCTTCATCTTCTCGAACAGGTGGATACAGTGGAACTGGTTCAGGAAGATCAGGGGGTGGCTATGGTGGAACTAGCTCGGGCCGCTCAGGAAAGTTTGGTGGTTCTGGAGGCTCAAAACGTTTGGGTGGTTTCCGTAATTTTGGTTCGGGCCGTTCTAGTAGATTTGGAGATTCACAATCTGACCGCAATAACCGTTCAAGCCGTTTTGATGACTTCGGAGATGGCAAGGATAGTGGTGATCAGAGTTCAGGGAGGAACTCCATTTCAAG GAGGCGTGCCCCCTGGGACTTCTCCATTAATAGATGA